The Rhea pennata isolate bPtePen1 chromosome 5, bPtePen1.pri, whole genome shotgun sequence nucleotide sequence TATTTATTGAGTAGTGCAGTGGGAACTTCAGCCTGGAATGTAACATACCTGGAGACAGCAGTAAATACAATCACTGTAACCTTCTCGTTTTTGAGATACAACAAAACCCATGTTATAACTGCACTTCAGAGTAAGTCAGAAGAGTACCTCTTTACTCAGTTGAGATCAGAACTGCAGCATCGCTGTCAGCCAGGGATGTAAGAAAAGGTGAGATAATGTACTAACATACTGACTATTCACATCTAGCTTAACCAAAAGTGTAATTCTGGCCAATCCAATGTAAAACTCCTCCTATAAGAATATTTCTTGCTACTAAAGGAGAGGATTGGACACAGAGGGCAAAGACAGCTCAGCACCAACTCAATTTGCATGACAGGAATTTGAGTTTTTTTCAGATAACTATGGCACTCAGAGAGATCAGATGGTGCCAATCCACAACACAGTTAGGGGCAGAAGACAcctaaaattcaaataaaaagtgggaaagcatgtggggaatgaaaataaacaactaTGCTACAATGGGGTGTAAAAGAAGGTAAGCTAGaaaattttcagtgtgtttCCAGGACTCAGACTCTAATATAGTGAGATACTAATCTTGTCAGCATCTTTGACAGCTCTTCCACTACAGATTGCTCTTGGGAAGGTCTGAGTCCATCAGATGTTGCCAGAAAAAGGCCTGTATCCTGTGCCAAGCATCCTCTTGGGCTCTGGCATGCTCTCTCCATTGCCCTCCCCATTGCACAAATACCCCAAGCACTCTGTGCAATGAAGCCTGGCACAGAGGAAAGTATGGTGGCTCCAAGAGGTGCCCTGCTCCAGAATAAGAGTAAAACTCCACTTTCTGTCCGTACTGTTGAAGGTGCTGTACAGCATCCTGGCAATAGAGGTCACTTTTCCAGTTTCTGTCATCCAGCCCTGACAGGAAGAGGAACTTAGCCAAGGACCTCTCCATGGGAATACGACAATCCCAAGTCGCTGGGTCCCTGTGATCATCTAGAACATCTGTAAAATCTGCTACGCCAGACTCCTCATTGCACTTCATCCTTCCCAAATCATATGGGTGGGGACGAACAGTGAAGCCATCACCCCGCAGAGgaatgaaagaattaaaaccACTTCCAGAAATGCTGACAGAAGCCTTGATGCCAGGTAGAAACGTGGCCATGGAAAGGGCTAGATCAGCTCCTTTAGACAAGCCCAAAACGCCAATCCCAGTATCTTTCACCTGAAACACAATTATGAAACAACTATTATCAACAACTCATTTCTTGGGCTGACAAAACATCTGTTTAGCTTCCTCATTCTTCATTCAGTTAAGGCCTCCTATTTTTTAACCCTTCCCTCTCTCATTTCAAGTGACATCCCTCCCACATTGATCCCTTTGCTATGCCTCAAGAGTGGCTATAAATTCTACATTTCCTGAACATTTCTGCTCCTGTGACTGCaacactttttcttcctgctgacCTCTACTGACCAagcctctctgctccctccatGTCTTGTCTTGACACTTGCTCTCAGTGCTGTGTCTTTTATTTCGCTGGACTCCAAAACCTTTAGTCATCTTTCTTCTGGCTCTCTTCGGCAAACCACTTCTTCATGGGTTTACTTGATTGATTTCCTTTCTCACAACTGTTTTTTCAAACTCTCCCACATCTGACCTGTTATTTTCTATTTCGTCTTCAAACACAAGTTCCTTATGCTTGGGGCTGAGTAATCCCAAATTGtttaaatcaatttatttattGTGAAAGCTCTTCATATCAAATTCATGTTGCAATCTGTGTCTTGTGAGATGCTCTGGAAGCTTCAGAGCTTTATGAGGACCAAGGCAAATAATAGGGTTGAATTCTTGTCTCACAGTGGCTTTCCTGGTTTCCATGTAATAGGAAATAATCATGAAAATAACCAACTTCATCAATTAAAGAACACATAAGTAACATTCCATTCAAAGTTTAAATGACATTTGATTTCTCTTGACCTCTTTTTAAGTATTATGAtattctggagatattcaaaacccacctggatgcaatcctgtgcaacatgctctaggtgaccttaAGCCGGGGGAGGGTGTGaggggggttggattagatgatctccacagtTCCtttctaacctcaaccattctgtgattctgtgatatattGCTATATAGCATCTTTCTCAACCTACATGCTTATTCAAATACAGCCCCAGCTTCTTAAAACATGACACACTCTCCAACACTACAACTGTAGAAGTTCCTGctcttaaatcatttttattactttctgtGAAACTTAGTCAGAATTGAAAATCTACAACATCCcagaaatattagaaattaacagaatttttttccttctaaaatcaTCTAAGATACAAGAGTAGAAACAAATAAGATAACAGGCTGTCTTCTAAACAGTGCTGTTTCCTTCCACATCTCAAACTTAGTTTTACTCAGTGGCATATAACATTTCAAATTTGGGAACTGGAATATAGTTTTTAATAGGAAGAGCATCATAGTTTGTCTCCTACCTGCTGTTGCTTCCGCAAAAAATTTACAGCTTCCTCAAAATAACCCAGTTCAAGAATCTCTGGCATAGCAGGCAGATCTTCAAAGGCCATGTAAGCCAGAGCCAGTGTCACAAAGCCTCTGCTAGCCAGAAGACTTGCTCTGTATTCAACAAGACCTCCTCCAGATCCATACAAATCAATAAGTCCAGGGAATGGACCAGATCCTGCAATGAAAGGTACATACTCATACAGAATGGTTTCTAAAGTTCTTTCAGTAACACCTGTCAGCACACATCAGGACCGTAAAAATTGACGGGAAATCACTCTGAAGGTTTTCATGTTTCTCATTCTCAGGGACACAATCACTGTAATTATATTCTTTCCCCCAGAGGCATTAATTGCCATGATTACCCCCTAAGGATATGTCATAGTTCAAGTTTCCTGTATGGACAACCGCCAGAAAAATCCAAGCATTTCTGTGAGCAGCAGAATGCATGAAACCTAGTTTCCAGAGGCTGTCTCCAGTATGGATTCTCTGGTGTCTAATGATGAAACTGAGTTCTCCTGCAgcacctctctctcttcctctccccctaAGAGTACTaatttgtgtatttcttttctctaacaACTTGCTATTGGAAATTTGTATTTGGGGGATCTTTATTCCACCATCAAATTCAGCCCAAATTGGTCTAGATGGTCTCAAGCTATTggagacaaacaaacaaatagtaTTACTGCATGAATTTCACTCCTTTAGTAACTCTGCTAAAAGCTTCTCCGGGATGGGAATACTCTAAGTTACAAAACACATTTACAAATATCACAAATAGCACTGACCTACATCAATGCAGACTTCAGTTTTATCTAGGTAACTACTTCAGGGCTTCTCAGTTCTCCTCCTGTAGTTCTAGGATCTTCAATGCCTATTGCTGCTCCAGCCATTTTCCTtgccaaatttaaaaatatagtggAAACTTTGCCTAAAAAGGATTTGGTGTCACAGCAGCTGCAAGGAAATTTTTATTCTCTACAGagtaaaatattcatgtttatGTACTGCTCGAGGAAGTCCACAGTCCAAAAACTCAGAACAGTTTTACTTAGAATCCAGTCTTGTCTTTGTCTCTGCACAGAGTCTCGGAACAtgacttttatttaaatctcctgcctttgcctttctcatTTGAACCCCATCTTCATCAGTATTTCATGCAATTAAGTTGCTCAGCTGATCAGGTACTAACTTCTTCTTTGGCTTTTCCTAAgccaaaataaaagacaaacaCAAGTCCAGAGTCTGCAGGAAAATCTGTGGTAGCAGCTAAAACAGAGTAGGCCTGTTGCACCCCAAACCCTGTGCTCCCACTACATCTCATCATTGCTCATTCCAGTACTGGAATACAGTTACACCCTTACGGTTCAGCTGAAGATCAGGAGCCTCTGTGCTATGAGCTAAATAGAAGAGTTAAGAAACAGACACATTCTTCCTCAGAGTCCTCACTTCCTGAGAGGTCCAGTCTCCTCTTGCTCATCAGCTAAAGAGAACAGGAGACACTTTGTATCACCGCTGCTGCCTTCACTACACAGTACTGCCCTTGCAGTAAGCACCTTACCTCCCCAGAGCATGCACCTATCCTGCTTTGCTGTTAGGATCAAAATAGCTGGATCAAGCGCAGCCCAAGGGAACAATTAAGTGAAGATTTGCTCTGGGTTATTGAGTGTATCTAAAGGCAGCAATGCATAAAAAGTGATGTAATGCACATCTGGAAAACCAGCAAGGAATTCAAACTCACCGGGAGGGATGAACAGAGTTGCTCTAAGCCGACCTTCTCTGACTGAAATCCTCTTCACCCCCTCTCCTAAAAACCTTCGCTCATTGGTGCATTTACCTAGCAACCGGCTCGTGTGCCCATGGCCGTCATACACTTCCAAGTCCACACAGAAAGGGGTCAGGACATTCCTCTTTGCCAGCCGTTTATAGGGTGTTTCAGACTGCAGAGACCACAGTAGCCCCATCGGCTCCACTCCAGAATAGCTGCCCCCCAGAGCCGGGGAGCAAGTCAGGTCCAGCTCTCCACTGCTCCCGGCCCTGTAGCGAGCATGGGCTTGGAAGAGCTCCCCGCTCTCATCAGCCAGGCAGGCTCTGAGGGTGACCGCCTGCTGCGGCAGAAGACCTGTCACACAGATCTGGATGGGGTCATCAAACAGACACCGGGGAGAAGGCAGAACCTTGACCTGCACCGCCATCTGAGCTCTGCCTTGAGAGAAAGGAGCTTGGCTTTTTTCGTGAGACATTGGCTGTGTGAAACGGGAATGTCAGCACCTTGTCACTTCTGAGGCTCAGTATCTCTGCCCAAAGTTCAAGAGGAAACACTGTGACCGTTTCCTTCAGCCAACAAGCAAAGGCTTCTGGGAGACGTAGTTCACAGTAAGAGCACCTCCAAACACTTCGTCTAAGAGGCAGCACGAAAACACAATCAACTTGCAAATACATGACATGCAGTGTTATTTCTGATTACACAGAGATTAAACTAAAACCCCAAAACttcaaataacagaaagaaacaattatttttttccccaggctgTGGGAAAGTTTGGATTTGATTGTAGCATTGATTTATAATGTCATGGCTTGGGCTCCTTCATCAAGGCACAGTGAATAAACTTGAAAATCTTAAGTAATACAACATTTTTAATCTAGTCATGAAACAAACCCTGTATCTTCAATCTCTTTTGGGTTTTCAGCAATTTTTGGACAAGAACTACAAAGTAAAATGTTGTTTAGGCTTGagtgtgtttcttttaaaagcaaccCCTCACCCAAAACAatgattgtttttctcttcagaataaTCAATCCATTCTAAAGGCTATCTGCATTTTCCTGATTaatacatgtaaaatatttttcccattatATCTCTATTGTTTCTAAGGTCCTTTGAAGCTTTGATGATCAATACCAACTTTTGGTTATCATAAACAACAGTACTACCTTTTCACAGTGTCTGTGCATTTAATAGTGTTCCAGTCCCTGCAAGTCTCAGTTGTGTAAGTATTCTCCTCCTGCTCAGTGAAAACACGAAAGTGTGAATTAAGACTGCAGAAACAGGCTTCTGGTTCACATGACTTTCCTGACCATGTGTTTGGCAGCAGTTTATGTCAAAGGACTGTTGTCATCATTACTCAGCCTACAAACTCCAGAATCACAAGTTCTGCCACAAGACCATGGGTGATGTGCAAATTGACTACGGACAATCCGCACATTGTTTCCTGGCAATACAACTCTAAAATCACCCCTGAGAATGTAAGAGAATGCAGctacatgattaaaaaaaataaataaataaaaacaggtaataaaaatataaaaatacatatcttaACAAGAAAAACTGCCAGGATTGACCTAACATGTCCCTATCACCTCCATCACTCACCATACTGTTTTGAGTCAGGAATTAGTGCAGAAATAAGCTTTTCCACTGAATTTTATTGCAGAAGCTCATCATCAAAACACCACAGACAGCCACTGAACTTACTGAATTACAACTGCAAAGGACTTTTGCCTTAAACTAAATGTACATGTTGGACTTATGTAGCCTGATGCACAGCGTGTGACCCAGCCAAGTCTTCCTTGTCCATTTGTTACTAAAACTATCTGTAGATCTGAAGGAACAGTCATGGTGTATGGTTTGGGATTTCCAAAACCTAGATTGCTTCTCTTCATATTTTACTTTGCTTACCATCATCAAGGCAAAACGTGAAGACCTAAAAATGCTATTATCGAACCTTCTACCTtcaatccagaaaaaaatggccAATTGACCTGGACtctgaaagcaagcaaaatagcTGTGATCTGTTTGACAGGCTTTGTTGAGGATAACTTAATGTTCAGTTCTGCTAGCTTGAATCACATTTGTGCTCCAGTCACAGACGCTGATGATCGTACCACATCAGAGAGGAAAATCACAAGCTTGAGTCTCCCACCTCTGCTATAACACTTTCACGGCATTTGTGAGACAATCTAGTAGTTGATAATAACTGTACTTTAGGTCATATTCCATGTCATACCAATAATTCACTGAGgagacaagaaaaaggaaaaacattccTAAAGACAGAATGTAACAATTTATGAACATGTTCATAGACTCCTTTAGACAGTTCAGCTCAGCCAGTATAGGCTTTTCCTTATTGCTGAGTGAACTTTGAAACAAGCAAAGCTTTGACTACAGCCAAACACAATGTAAGCAAACATTAAAGTTCTTTAATAGTACTGCCAATACAACTCAGTTTTAACCCAAACCAACCCTTCCCTCCCCCAATTCTGTTCTGGGGTTCCCTGgagcagaagctggaaaaatgtTTAGGAATAGGAAATGTCTGCTTCTATTTAGGCCAGGAGTATCAAATACACTTTGATGTTTAATGATGTTTAGTATCTGCATAGGACCCTCTCTTCCTCTCAGGTATAAAGGATGGAGAATTCACTACTTCACAGTGGTCATCAACTAGCTTTAAATTTgcttctcattttaattttggtGTAATATctgactagaaaaaaataagccaagCAGTATAATATTGTACCAGCAGTCTTGGAGGTGGATATACTTCAGATATCCACTAGACCAGATCCAAAGAATGCTGACTGTTAAGCGTATACAGACCACAGTGCAGTTAATAGACAAATGGCCAAATACACATGGCAATTCTAGCATTTCAAcaaaat carries:
- the LOC134140547 gene encoding acyl-coenzyme A thioesterase 1-like codes for the protein MSHEKSQAPFSQGRAQMAVQVKVLPSPRCLFDDPIQICVTGLLPQQAVTLRACLADESGELFQAHARYRAGSSGELDLTCSPALGGSYSGVEPMGLLWSLQSETPYKRLAKRNVLTPFCVDLEVYDGHGHTSRLLGKCTNERRFLGEGVKRISVREGRLRATLFIPPGSGPFPGLIDLYGSGGGLVEYRASLLASRGFVTLALAYMAFEDLPAMPEILELGYFEEAVNFLRKQQQVKDTGIGVLGLSKGADLALSMATFLPGIKASVSISGSGFNSFIPLRGDGFTVRPHPYDLGRMKCNEESGVADFTDVLDDHRDPATWDCRIPMERSLAKFLFLSGLDDRNWKSDLYCQDAVQHLQQYGQKVEFYSYSGAGHLLEPPYFPLCQASLHRVLGVFVQWGGQWREHARAQEDAWHRIQAFFWQHLMDSDLPKSNL